Genomic window (Ignisphaera cupida):
GATAGAAACGAAAAGCGCTATCAACAACCTAGATAAAATTGTTGAAAAAGCTGATGCAATTCTAGTTGCCAGAGGTGATTTGGGAATGAACTTTGGTCTTGAGGAAATACACTCACTTCAAACAAGAATTGTTGAAAAAGCTCTTGAACATAGAAAACCAGTTATTGTTGCAACACAGCTTCTAGAATCAATGGTTGAGAAACCAGTTCCAACAAGAGCAGAAGTTGTTGATGTTAGTACAGCTGTTGAGATGGGTGTTGATGCTTTGATGTTAACTGGTGAAACAGCTGTTGGGAAATACCCTCTGGAAGCTGTTTCGTGGCTAATAAAAATAGTTAACTTTGTTGAGAAAACAACGCTAAGAAACGAATTTGCAAACATATCTAGAAGGTCTAGAACAAACATAGATGAACTTAGACTATTATTTGCAAAAGGTGTTCTTGAGCTTACTGAAGACATGAATGCAAAACTTGTTGTTTTTAGCCTATATGGAAACACTGCAAAAAGAATAGCATCTCTAAGACCATCAATACCAGTTTATGTAGGCTCATCAAACAAATCTGTTATGAGAAAACTAGCAATTTTGTGGGGTATTCAACCACTATATGTAGACTCCAACAACTATGATGAGGGGCTTCAAAAAATAATTCAAAAAGCAATAGAACTTGGGTACATAGGTTATGGAGATCTTGTTGTAGCTACATATGGATTGAAGGAGCCTAGGCAAAGAATAGAAATTCAAAGAATAGTTAGTTAGCACCATCAATTCATAGAATTCCATCATTTTAAACAACATAAAACCACTTAACCCTATAACCAATTTGCACACAAGTTTGATGAGATATTGAATTCCTTATAAAGATGATTTATAGTTGCAATAAAATGTGGAGGTTAGACATAACCCGTTAGCAAAACCTAGAACTGGAAATGGATTAGACAACAACTGGTATATTCGCTTTTCTTAGCAGTTCTCTAAAATCCTCTAAATCAAGACCTGCAATATTTGCAGCTCTTCTAATATCACCTGTTTCTATATAATATTTCAGTGCTGCTCTAATTCTTGGTGGTTGACTTTCTACAAAACTCCAATTAGCCATTTTCCTTCTAATTTCTCTAGCCTCTTTCTCAAGCTCTATCCACATCTCAAGTTTGCTATAGTCTATTTCTGCAAAGCTCATTTCTAATCACATTTTCAGCTATTTCCATATCTCTTCTTGGAAATATGTGCTTTGTGTCTCCCTCATATATTTTAAACATTGCCAAGGCATTTTCGCAATTAACATTTATAAGTTTTTTTATATGTAGTGTAAGCAATATCTCGAATGATCTCCATACAACAACACTGCTATAGTCTTTAATAATATTCGTAAACATTATTGCTCCTTTGTTTTCTGTTAGAACTATATACCCCCTTCTTCTACCAACAACAATGCATAAAGCCTCGGGAAAATCGACAAAAATCATTCCTGGAATTCTTCGCGACAATTCAACTATTTTCCTAGCTTCTTCAATCTCATCAAAAGATTCTGTATAGAGGGAGAGAAGCCCTTTGCTTAAACCATTTGCTATCCACTCTA
Coding sequences:
- the pyk gene encoding pyruvate kinase; this translates as MPLFTKVIASIGPASSDATTIFNMVKLGVSGFRINFSHGSPDDWVKYVDAVRNAENRVGRPIALIGDLQGPSIRIGKVEQPIVLRKGDSARIVFGSEARGGDEKVVPMPVKKFFDFVEDGDILVMDDGRTRLRVADVQADYVEIVALTDSVITSRKAVTIYNKEIDLPPLSESDINNIKFAIAHSFDYIGLSYVRTENDVDILRDYLRRFGKEDIGIIAKIETKSAINNLDKIVEKADAILVARGDLGMNFGLEEIHSLQTRIVEKALEHRKPVIVATQLLESMVEKPVPTRAEVVDVSTAVEMGVDALMLTGETAVGKYPLEAVSWLIKIVNFVEKTTLRNEFANISRRSRTNIDELRLLFAKGVLELTEDMNAKLVVFSLYGNTAKRIASLRPSIPVYVGSSNKSVMRKLAILWGIQPLYVDSNNYDEGLQKIIQKAIELGYIGYGDLVVATYGLKEPRQRIEIQRIVS